A genomic stretch from Arvicanthis niloticus isolate mArvNil1 chromosome 12, mArvNil1.pat.X, whole genome shotgun sequence includes:
- the Ndufb4 gene encoding NADH dehydrogenase [ubiquinone] 1 beta subcomplex subunit 4, translating into MSRSKYKPAPLATLPITLDPAEYNVSPETRKAQVERLSIRARLKREYLLQYNDPKRRSHIEDPALIRWTYARSANIYPNFRPTPKNSLLGALAAFGPLIFWYFVFKTDRDRKERLIQEGKLDRKFNISY; encoded by the exons ATGTCGAGGTCCAAGTATAAGCCTGCTCCCTTGGCCACTCTCCCCATTACCCTCGACCCTGCCGAGTATAACGTGTCTCCGGAGACCCGAAAGGCACAGGTCGAGCGCTTGAGCATAAGAGCCCGGCTTAAACGGGAGTATCTGCTTCAGTACAACGACCCCAAACGCCGATCGCACATC gAGGACCCTGCCTTGATTCGTTGGACCTATGCAAGATCAGCAAATATTTATCCTAATTTCAGACCCACTCCCAAGAACTCACTTTTAGGAGCCTTGGCGGCATTTGGGCCCCTCATCTTCtggtattttgttttcaaaacagacaGG GACAGAAAGGAAAGACTTATCCAGGAAGGAAAATTGGACAGAAAATTTAACATCTCTTACTAA